From a region of the Hypanus sabinus isolate sHypSab1 chromosome 2, sHypSab1.hap1, whole genome shotgun sequence genome:
- the LOC132405278 gene encoding uncharacterized protein LOC132405278 has product MSARSGIKSMAPSDKGSRTTSRKSTQARAKAEAAKVRLHYAKQEAVLKMKLATREAEIQKEKAAREAERAARKAEAAKVLLRYARQEAVLKMKLATKEAEIQKEKAAREEAAREAEEAARQREEAAREAEIQLEMAKISTELQVLQLEREEAAAMAEAKYIEEAEGSRDLTAARSTLERTRLERTSDYVQSQIDRQARLPSPYVFDNFPSYEEPQRVTIASHPYEEGNLPSRLRDEVKNERTDNAPSPPQQDGGEGEVHSRTTIVSSNCTEVCGQTQSSRSCSEICLTEVYPKEAQQDITKRKVTDETLGQSVFVQTEHGNKLAQSAQDTISLKPKDTKVFRDEANNGVAPLPIREPRQRSPDNKEQAVKRFTSLRKTWKRKPEIQQRTRLAHEVLCTLMAEVTAIINAQSFLPVSSDPENPFILSPSTLLTQKAGAPPPPGDFSDKDLYTKQWRQVQALANQFWPRWRQKYLPLLQQRQKWTEPHRNLQVEDLVLLRDKQATRNSWPTARITATFPSEDGHVRKIELKTTDQGDVKIYQGPVTEVILLLPND; this is encoded by the coding sequence atgtcagctcgatccgggatcaagtcgatggcgcccagcgacaagggcagtagaacgacatcaagaaagtccacacaggcaagagccaaggcagaagccgccaaggtgcgactgcattacgccaaacaagaagcagttttgaaaatgaaactggccaccagagaagccgaaatccagaaagaaaaggctgccagagaagccgaaagggccgccagaaaggcagaagccgccaaggtgctactgcgttacgccagacaagaagcagttttgaaaatgaaactggccaccaaagaagccgaaatccagaaagaaaaggctgccagagaagaggctgccagagaagccgaagaggctgccagacaaagagaagaggccgccagagaagccgaaatccagttggaaatggcaaaaatatcgacagagttgcaagtgctgcagctagaaagagaagaagctgctgccatggcggaagcaaagtacatagaagaagctgaagggtcgcgtgatctgaccgcagcaagatctactttagaaaggaccagactggaacgcacaagcgactatgtacaatctcaaatagacaggcaggctcgtctcccctctccatacgtattcgataacttccccagctacgaggaacctcagagagtcacgattgcatcacatccatacgaggaaggaaatttaccctcacggctccgtgatgaagtcaagaatgaaagaaccgacaacgctccttcacccccacaacaggacggcggggagggagaggttcactccaggacaacaattgtcagctcgaactgtacagaagtttgcggtcaaactcagtcaagccgttcttgttccgagatctgcctcactgaggtgtaccctaaagaagcacaacaagacattaccaagcgtaaagtaaccgacgagacgctaggtcagtcagttttcgttcaaaccgagcacggaaacaaacttgcacaatcagctcaagataccatttctttaaaacccaaagacaccaaggtcttcagagatgaagcaaataatggggttgccccattgccaatcagagaaccacgccagcgctcaccagataacaaagagcaggcagtcaaacggttcacgtccttacggaaaacctggaaaaggaaacctgagatacagcaacgcacccgattggcccacgaggtactgtgcaccctaatggcagaggtcacagccattataaacgcacaatcattcctacctgtgtcttctgacccagaaaacccctttatactttcgccatcaacgctccttacgcagaaggcaggagcacctcctccaccaggagacttctcagacaaggatttgtacacaaagcaatggagacaagtccaggctctggcaaatcagttctggcctcgctggagacaaaaatatctacctttgttgcaacagagacaaaagtggacagaaccccacaggaatcttcaagttgaagacttagtcctgctcagggacaagcaagccacccgcaacagctggccaacggccagaatcactgctacattccctagcgaggatggacatgtcaggaagatcgaattgaagactaccgaccaaggcgatgtgaaaatttaccaagggccagttacagaagttattctacttctacccaatgactga